Within the Tessaracoccus flavescens genome, the region CGGATCCGGCCCTCCATCTGGCCCTGTTCCTCGCGGGCGGCGTGGTAGCCGCCGTTCTCGGACAGGTCGCCCTCTTCGCGGGCAGCGGCAATGCGGGCGCTCACTTCGGGGCGCCCGACGGTCTTGAGCTCATCGAGTTCAGCTACGAGGTTGTCGTAGGCCTCCTGCGTGAGCCAAACAACGTCGGCAGAAGTATCAGACATCTGGCAAGCCTATCAGTCGAGCACCCGGCAGGCCGGTTCCTCCATGCTGATCGTGGTGGCTTCCTTGATGGTCTTCAGGTCGACGTGGACGACCGTCAGCACCTCGGTGCCCGGATCGACGGTGAAGGTGTGCTCAGCGACCCTCTCGTACGATTTGGCCTGCGCGTAGAGGCTGCACTCGACGGGGGTCGCGGGGTCCTTGCGCTGCACCACGACCTCGGCGACCGCCTCCTGGGGGCTGACCACCTCGAAGCCGCGCACCATCGCGGCGACGGGCGGGTTGGCCCGGTCGAGGCCGTCGATCAGCACCATGGCGATGGCGCCGACCACGGCGACAAGGGCCCCGATCCCCAGCACATAGTCCAGTGCGGAGCGCTTCGGGTAGCGGGCCTTGATGCGGGCTTCGTCGTCGGTCACGCGTCCATTGTGCCCTGAGACGCCATTGCGCTGACGCTCGGGTGCTGCGGCACAATACTGCGCATGCCAGGAATGCCAGCCACCAGCCTGCGGTTGCTGCACGTCCACGCCCATCCCGACGACGAGTCGAGCAAGGGCGCGGCGACGACCGCGAAGTACGTCGACGAGGGCGTCGAGGTCATGGTGGCGACCTGTACCGGCGGCGAGCGTGGATCGGTGCTCAACCCGAAGCTCGCCGACGATCCGCAGGTGCTGGCGAACATCTCGCAGATCAGGGCAGACGAGATGGCCCGCGCCCGCGAAGTGCTCGGCATCACGCAGACGTGGCTCGGCTTCGTGGACTCGGGCCTTCCCGAGGGAGATCCGCTGCCTCCGCTTCCCGAAGGATGCTTCGGCCTGCAGGATCCGAAGGTCGCGGCGGGTGCCCTGGTGCGCGTGATCCGCGCCTTCCGGCCGCACGTGATCACGACCTACGACGAGCAGGGCGGCTATCCGCACCCGGACCACGTGATGTGCCATCGGATCACGATGGAGGCGTTCAAGGCCGCCGCGGACCCCGACCTGTGGCCGGAGCACGGGCCAGCGTGGCAGGCGGCCAAGCTGTACTACCACATGAGCTTCCACAGCCAGCGCCAGGAACAGCTCGAACTGGCCATGCACGAGCAGGGCCTCGACTGCCAGTTCCCGCATCGCGACACCGACCCCTACTCCTATGGCAGGCTCACCACGTTCATCGAGTGCGCGAAGTACTTTCCGGTGCGCGACGAGGCGCTGCGCGCGCACGCCACCCAGATCGACCCGGACGGGCCGTGGTTCGCCGTGCCGCTCGCGATCCAGCAGGCGGGTTGGCCGACGGAGGACTACCAGTTGGTCGTCTCGAAGGTGCCGACCATGATCCCCGAGGACGACCTGTTCTCAGGCCTGCGGCCGGAGCCGGTGGTGCCGGAGTTCATGATCTGAGGCTCAGTAGGCCATCTGCTGGGGCCTGGCGTCGCGGCTGCGGTTGTGCAGCAGCCAGGCAGCGATCACGCCACCGACGGCACCGCCCAGGTGCGCGAGCCAGCTGACCCCCGGGGTGCCGGGAAGCACGCCGAGCAGCACGCTGCCGTAGAGCACGAACACGACGAGGCTGATCAGGATCTGGCCGATCTTGCGCGAGAAGATGCCGCGCACGAGCAGGTAGGTCAGGTAGCCGAAGATGACGCCTGAGACGCCTGCGGTGATGGTGCCGATCGGAGAGAGCAGCCAGGCGGCGAGGCCGGAGAAGATGGCGGAGATCACCGTCGTGACGAGCCACTTCACC harbors:
- a CDS encoding DUF4307 domain-containing protein gives rise to the protein MTDDEARIKARYPKRSALDYVLGIGALVAVVGAIAMVLIDGLDRANPPVAAMVRGFEVVSPQEAVAEVVVQRKDPATPVECSLYAQAKSYERVAEHTFTVDPGTEVLTVVHVDLKTIKEATTISMEEPACRVLD
- the mca gene encoding mycothiol conjugate amidase Mca, whose product is MPGMPATSLRLLHVHAHPDDESSKGAATTAKYVDEGVEVMVATCTGGERGSVLNPKLADDPQVLANISQIRADEMARAREVLGITQTWLGFVDSGLPEGDPLPPLPEGCFGLQDPKVAAGALVRVIRAFRPHVITTYDEQGGYPHPDHVMCHRITMEAFKAAADPDLWPEHGPAWQAAKLYYHMSFHSQRQEQLELAMHEQGLDCQFPHRDTDPYSYGRLTTFIECAKYFPVRDEALRAHATQIDPDGPWFAVPLAIQQAGWPTEDYQLVVSKVPTMIPEDDLFSGLRPEPVVPEFMI
- a CDS encoding rhomboid family intramembrane serine protease, producing MSETPQKQSRLAQALLVVGGLLALMWALEGLDTVTANALDNFGIEPRQLSDLPNILWAPLLHFGWPHLISNSIPFLVLGVITYLSGPVKWLVTTVISAIFSGLAAWLLSPIGTITAGVSGVIFGYLTYLLVRGIFSRKIGQILISLVVFVLYGSVLLGVLPGTPGVSWLAHLGGAVGGVIAAWLLHNRSRDARPQQMAY